A genomic window from Arthrobacter sp. FW305-BF8 includes:
- a CDS encoding substrate-binding domain-containing protein yields the protein MRMIGKAGKAAAVAAIAALALTACGRSDTGTTGAGTAGGEAFPKDSSIGVALPQKTSENWVLAEKLFNDGLKEAGFKADVQFANGGVSEQQNQISAMITKGAKVIVVGAIDGAQLGTQLKQAKDAGATIIAYDRLLLNTENVDYYVAYDNFKVGELQGKALLEGMQAKKPQGPYNIELFAGSPDDANAKVFFDGAMSVLQPKIDDGTLKVVSGQKSFGQAVTQGWKAENAQRRADTLLTGSYGSASLDGVLSPNDTLARAVLTAVKGAGKPTPVITGQDSEVESVKSIMAGEQYSTINKDTRKLVEHAIVMVKDIQAGKKPEINDDKSYNNKVKTVPAYLLEPVIVTKENVKTAYVDDPVLGPITK from the coding sequence ATGCGAATGATTGGTAAAGCAGGAAAGGCGGCAGCAGTCGCTGCCATTGCGGCACTGGCGCTGACAGCCTGCGGCCGTTCCGACACCGGCACAACGGGCGCTGGCACTGCGGGCGGCGAGGCATTCCCCAAGGATTCCTCGATCGGCGTCGCACTTCCCCAGAAGACCAGTGAAAACTGGGTCCTGGCGGAGAAGCTGTTCAACGACGGCCTCAAGGAGGCGGGCTTCAAAGCGGACGTCCAGTTTGCCAACGGCGGCGTTTCGGAGCAGCAGAACCAGATCAGCGCCATGATCACCAAGGGCGCCAAGGTCATCGTCGTCGGCGCGATCGACGGCGCGCAGCTGGGTACCCAGCTGAAGCAGGCCAAGGACGCCGGCGCCACCATCATCGCCTACGACCGGCTGCTGCTGAACACCGAGAACGTGGACTACTACGTGGCCTACGACAACTTCAAGGTCGGCGAACTGCAGGGCAAGGCACTGCTGGAAGGCATGCAGGCCAAGAAGCCGCAGGGCCCGTACAACATCGAGCTCTTCGCCGGTTCCCCTGACGATGCCAACGCCAAGGTCTTCTTCGACGGCGCCATGAGCGTCCTGCAGCCGAAGATCGACGACGGCACGCTCAAGGTGGTCTCCGGACAGAAGTCCTTCGGACAGGCTGTGACCCAGGGCTGGAAGGCAGAAAACGCCCAGCGCCGTGCAGACACGCTCCTGACCGGCAGCTACGGCAGCGCTTCGCTGGACGGCGTCCTGTCCCCGAACGACACCCTGGCCCGTGCTGTCCTGACCGCGGTCAAGGGTGCCGGCAAGCCGACGCCAGTCATCACCGGCCAGGACTCCGAGGTTGAATCGGTCAAATCCATCATGGCCGGCGAGCAGTACTCCACCATCAACAAGGACACCCGCAAGCTCGTTGAGCACGCGATCGTCATGGTCAAGGACATCCAGGCCGGCAAGAAGCCTGAGATCAACGACGACAAGTCCTACAACAACAAGGTCAAGACCGTTCCGGCCTACCTGCTGGAGCCGGTCATCGTAACCAAGGAAAACGTCAAGACGGCCTACGTGGACGATCCGGTACTCGGCCCGATCACCAAGTAA
- the mmsB gene encoding multiple monosaccharide ABC transporter permease, protein MNALKKLFGGNTRQFGMIFALVALIVFFQFATEGRTLTPGNVINLFNGNSYILILAIGMVLVIIAGHIDLSVGSVAAFVGVTVALAIRDWGIPWYAGILLGLALGALIGAWQGFWTAYVGIPAFIVTLAGMLLFRGFNQFVGKSNTIPVPSDFQYIGSGYLPEVGPNTGFNNLTLLLGLLGAAFVVFSELRSRRTAKALGAEVPEGWVVITKLVLVCGAILYATYLFATGRPGTSFPIPGLILAVLVLIYGFIASKTVVGRHIYAVGGNRHAAELSGVQSKKVNFLVMMNMAILAGLAGMIFVGRSTASGPFDGVGWELDAIAAVFIGGAAVTGGVGTVIGSIVGGLVMAVLNNGLQLLGVGADLTQIIKGLVLLIAVAFDVYNKSQGKRSIIGMLTQSFNRPSGGTPLQPDEVTSTKETISREA, encoded by the coding sequence ATGAACGCGCTCAAGAAGCTCTTTGGCGGCAACACCCGCCAATTCGGCATGATCTTCGCCTTGGTTGCACTGATCGTCTTCTTCCAATTCGCCACCGAGGGCCGCACGCTGACGCCGGGCAACGTGATCAACCTCTTCAACGGCAACTCCTACATCCTGATCCTGGCCATCGGCATGGTGCTGGTGATCATCGCCGGCCACATCGACCTGTCAGTCGGATCCGTGGCGGCCTTCGTCGGCGTCACGGTGGCCCTCGCCATCCGCGACTGGGGCATCCCCTGGTACGCGGGCATTCTGCTCGGCCTCGCCCTCGGTGCCCTGATCGGAGCCTGGCAAGGGTTCTGGACGGCCTACGTGGGCATCCCCGCGTTCATCGTCACGCTGGCCGGCATGCTCCTGTTCCGCGGCTTCAACCAGTTCGTGGGCAAGTCCAACACCATCCCGGTCCCCTCGGACTTCCAGTACATCGGCTCCGGGTACCTGCCCGAGGTAGGCCCCAACACCGGCTTCAACAACCTGACACTGCTTCTGGGCCTGCTGGGCGCAGCCTTCGTGGTCTTCAGCGAACTCCGCTCCCGGCGCACTGCCAAGGCCCTCGGCGCCGAGGTTCCCGAAGGCTGGGTGGTCATCACCAAGCTGGTGCTGGTCTGCGGCGCGATCCTCTACGCCACCTACCTGTTTGCCACCGGCCGCCCGGGCACGTCCTTCCCCATCCCCGGCCTCATCCTGGCCGTCCTGGTCCTGATCTACGGCTTCATCGCCTCCAAGACCGTCGTCGGCCGCCACATCTACGCGGTTGGCGGCAACCGCCACGCCGCCGAGCTCTCCGGCGTCCAGTCCAAGAAGGTCAACTTCCTGGTCATGATGAACATGGCCATCCTGGCCGGCCTCGCGGGCATGATCTTCGTGGGCCGCTCCACGGCCTCCGGACCGTTCGACGGCGTGGGTTGGGAACTGGACGCCATTGCCGCAGTCTTCATCGGCGGCGCAGCGGTGACCGGCGGTGTGGGCACCGTGATCGGCTCGATCGTCGGTGGCCTCGTCATGGCCGTGCTGAACAACGGCCTGCAGCTCCTCGGCGTCGGCGCCGACCTGACCCAGATCATCAAGGGTCTGGTCCTGCTGATCGCCGTCGCGTTCGACGTCTACAACAAGAGCCAGGGCAAGCGGTCCATCATCGGCATGCTGACTCAGAGCTTCAACCGCCCCAGCGGCGGTACCCCCCTCCAGCCGGACGAAGTGACTTCCACCAAGGAAACTATCTCCCGGGAAGCCTGA
- the mmsA gene encoding multiple monosaccharide ABC transporter ATP-binding protein — translation MTSLNTQSEPVLLEMRSITKEFPGVKALSDVNLVVKAGEIHAICGENGAGKSTLMKVLSGVYPYGSYNGDIVYQNEVQQFKDIRASEHAGIVIIHQELALIPELSITENIFLGNEPVKRGVIDWAEARTRSRELLARVGLREDPDTPIKEIGVGKQQLVEIAKALNKSVKLLILDEPTAALNESDSQHLLDLILGLKGRGITSIIISHKLNEIEQIADSITIIRDGKSIETLNVKADGVDEDRIIKGMVGRTLESRFPDHEPKIGEVLFEVKGWTVGHPQVQDRLVCKGSNFFVRRGEIVGFAGLMGAGRTELARSVFGRSYGRFISGQIYKNGKELHLKNVKQAIDAGLGYVTEDRKSLGLNLLDDIKTTTVSAALKKITKGLVVDANKEFTVAEQYRKSLRTKTPSVEEGVAKLSGGNQQKVVLAKWMFTDPDLLILDEPTRGIDVGAKYEIYGIIQQLANQGKGVIVISSELPELLGLSDRIYTIFEGSITGVLDKDDASQESLMKLMTSARKTA, via the coding sequence ATGACGTCCCTCAACACGCAAAGCGAGCCGGTTCTCCTAGAGATGCGGTCCATCACCAAGGAATTCCCGGGCGTTAAAGCCTTGTCCGATGTGAATCTGGTGGTGAAGGCCGGGGAGATCCACGCGATCTGCGGGGAAAACGGCGCCGGAAAGTCCACCCTCATGAAGGTCCTCTCCGGCGTCTACCCCTATGGCAGCTACAACGGCGACATCGTGTACCAAAACGAGGTCCAGCAGTTCAAGGACATCCGGGCCAGCGAGCACGCCGGCATCGTGATCATCCACCAGGAACTGGCGCTCATCCCGGAGCTCTCCATCACGGAGAACATCTTCCTGGGCAACGAACCGGTCAAGCGCGGAGTGATCGACTGGGCCGAAGCCCGCACCCGCTCCCGCGAGCTGCTCGCCCGGGTGGGCCTGCGCGAGGACCCGGACACCCCGATCAAGGAAATCGGCGTCGGCAAGCAGCAGCTGGTGGAGATCGCCAAGGCGCTGAACAAGTCCGTGAAGCTCCTCATTCTGGACGAGCCGACGGCCGCACTGAACGAATCCGACTCCCAGCACCTGCTGGACCTGATCCTCGGCCTGAAGGGCCGCGGCATCACGTCCATCATCATTTCCCACAAGCTCAACGAGATCGAACAGATCGCCGACTCCATCACCATCATCCGTGACGGCAAGTCCATCGAGACCCTCAACGTGAAGGCCGACGGCGTCGACGAGGACCGCATCATCAAGGGCATGGTGGGGCGCACCCTGGAATCACGGTTCCCGGACCACGAACCCAAGATCGGGGAGGTCCTGTTCGAGGTCAAGGGCTGGACGGTCGGGCACCCGCAGGTGCAGGACCGCCTGGTCTGCAAGGGTTCGAACTTCTTCGTCCGCCGCGGCGAGATCGTCGGTTTCGCCGGACTGATGGGCGCCGGCCGCACGGAACTGGCACGGTCAGTGTTCGGCCGTTCCTACGGCCGCTTCATCAGCGGCCAGATCTACAAGAACGGCAAGGAACTCCACCTGAAGAACGTCAAGCAGGCCATCGACGCCGGACTGGGCTACGTCACGGAGGACCGGAAGTCGCTGGGCCTGAACCTGCTGGACGACATCAAGACCACCACCGTCTCGGCGGCGCTGAAGAAGATCACCAAGGGCCTGGTGGTCGATGCGAACAAGGAATTCACGGTGGCCGAGCAGTACCGCAAGTCCCTGCGGACCAAGACGCCATCCGTGGAGGAGGGCGTGGCCAAACTGTCCGGCGGGAACCAGCAGAAGGTGGTCCTGGCGAAGTGGATGTTCACCGACCCGGACCTGCTGATCCTGGATGAGCCCACCCGCGGCATCGACGTCGGGGCCAAGTACGAGATCTACGGCATCATCCAGCAGCTGGCCAACCAGGGCAAGGGCGTCATCGTCATCTCCTCCGAACTCCCCGAACTGCTGGGCCTCTCGGACCGCATCTACACCATCTTCGAAGGGTCCATCACCGGCGTCCTGGATAAAGACGACGCCAGCCAGGAAAGCCTGATGAAACTCATGACCTCCGCCCGAAAAACCGCCTGA
- a CDS encoding ROK family transcriptional regulator: protein MPSTARSTRSRTKNPGSQSALRHLNQQRIIECLLNGPSTQAELARQTGLSTATVSNIVKIMQDSGLASTEPTTSSGRRALNVRLNSNGAVAVGIDFGRRHLRVVLASLSYHIIAEESVLLPLGHQAEQGIRAAVALLEKLLADSGVERSAVVGAGVGIPGPIDRRTSTVAQGAILPEWVGIDILERLEEAFQFPIFVDNDSNLGALSEVTWGPHSGISNLLFMKIGSGIGAGLILNGNPYYGNVGITGEIGHATIHEHGLICRCGNRGCLETIASTTTMIELLSRGEERPLTPEDIVRKALARDAATLRVVDDAGLAVGRALGNVANLINPEVIVVGGPLAGLGDLLLDPIRRGLVRHAVPVIGETTTLTMSSLNDRAEALGAASLVFQHAGIRRT from the coding sequence ATGCCCTCAACAGCGCGCTCAACGAGGAGCCGTACCAAAAACCCCGGGTCGCAGTCCGCCCTCAGACACCTGAACCAGCAGCGCATTATCGAATGCCTGCTCAATGGTCCTTCGACCCAGGCGGAACTGGCGCGGCAGACGGGACTGTCCACCGCGACAGTGTCCAACATCGTCAAGATCATGCAGGACTCCGGCCTGGCTTCCACCGAGCCGACCACGAGTTCCGGCCGGCGCGCACTCAACGTCCGGCTCAACAGCAACGGTGCCGTAGCGGTGGGCATCGACTTCGGCCGGCGCCACCTGCGGGTGGTTCTGGCCTCGCTCAGCTACCACATCATCGCCGAGGAATCGGTGCTCCTGCCCCTCGGACACCAGGCGGAGCAGGGCATCCGGGCCGCCGTCGCACTCCTCGAAAAACTGCTGGCGGACAGCGGCGTTGAGCGCAGCGCCGTGGTGGGTGCCGGCGTCGGAATCCCCGGCCCGATAGACCGCCGGACCAGCACCGTAGCGCAGGGGGCGATCCTGCCCGAATGGGTGGGCATCGACATCCTGGAACGCCTCGAAGAGGCGTTCCAGTTCCCCATATTCGTGGACAATGACTCTAATCTTGGTGCACTGTCCGAGGTCACCTGGGGGCCACACAGCGGCATCAGCAACCTGCTGTTCATGAAGATCGGGTCAGGCATCGGCGCGGGCCTGATCCTCAACGGCAACCCGTACTACGGCAACGTCGGGATTACGGGCGAAATCGGCCACGCCACTATCCACGAACACGGCCTGATCTGCCGCTGCGGCAACAGGGGGTGCCTGGAGACCATCGCCTCCACCACCACCATGATCGAGCTGCTGAGCCGGGGCGAGGAGCGTCCGCTGACCCCCGAGGACATCGTCCGGAAGGCACTGGCAAGGGATGCCGCCACCCTGCGCGTGGTGGACGACGCCGGCCTTGCGGTGGGCCGGGCGCTGGGGAACGTGGCCAACCTGATCAACCCCGAAGTCATTGTGGTGGGCGGACCCCTGGCGGGTCTGGGCGACCTGCTGCTGGACCCCATCCGGCGAGGTCTGGTGCGGCACGCCGTCCCGGTGATCGGCGAAACCACCACCCTGACCATGTCATCCCTCAATGACCGCGCGGAGGCCCTGGGCGCCGCATCCCTGGTCTTCCAGCACGCCGGAATCCGGCGCACGTAG
- a CDS encoding nitrilase-related carbon-nitrogen hydrolase — translation MITVKLALMQGNSGVLDIARNCEAIDRAARTAAEAGAGVLLTPELFPVGYAPLRVRAELETDALPGVRRTLAGIAARYQIALVYSLPAVTAGGQWQITATVLDSGGNELLSYAKVHLFGPEERKVFSPAEAAPAVVDLGGIKTSLAICYDVEFPETVRAAAAAGADLLVVPTALAHGFESVPQVLLRARALESQLTVAYANHSGEEDGCTFLGGSVIAGPDGELLATAGAGPELLFAEVSAEAARQARDAVPYLRERRPDVYRAWDEAAGGHSQG, via the coding sequence GTGATCACGGTGAAGCTGGCGCTGATGCAGGGGAACTCCGGTGTTTTGGACATCGCACGGAACTGCGAAGCCATCGACCGGGCGGCACGGACGGCGGCGGAAGCGGGAGCCGGCGTGCTGCTGACCCCCGAGCTTTTCCCGGTGGGCTACGCCCCGTTGCGCGTCAGGGCGGAGCTGGAGACCGACGCCCTGCCGGGCGTCCGGCGTACTCTGGCCGGCATCGCCGCCCGGTACCAAATCGCCCTGGTCTACAGCCTGCCCGCGGTCACGGCCGGCGGGCAGTGGCAGATCACCGCGACGGTCCTGGACAGCGGCGGGAACGAACTGCTCAGCTACGCCAAGGTCCACCTTTTCGGTCCGGAGGAGCGCAAGGTGTTCAGCCCCGCGGAAGCAGCCCCCGCCGTCGTCGATCTGGGTGGCATCAAAACCTCGCTGGCCATCTGCTACGACGTGGAGTTCCCCGAGACCGTGCGCGCGGCCGCCGCGGCCGGCGCCGACCTGCTCGTGGTACCCACAGCGCTGGCCCACGGCTTCGAATCGGTGCCGCAGGTACTGCTGCGGGCCCGTGCGCTGGAGAGCCAGCTGACGGTGGCGTACGCCAACCACTCCGGGGAGGAGGACGGCTGCACCTTCCTGGGAGGAAGCGTCATTGCCGGCCCGGACGGCGAACTGCTGGCCACCGCCGGCGCCGGTCCCGAGCTGCTGTTCGCGGAGGTCAGTGCCGAGGCGGCCCGCCAGGCACGGGATGCCGTGCCGTATCTGCGCGAACGGCGGCCTGACGTTTACCGCGCCTGGGACGAGGCTGCCGGCGGGCATAGTCAGGGCTAG
- a CDS encoding PucR family transcriptional regulator, whose amino-acid sequence MGRNAQQMGPPDAAGGTSPAAGSAGEHRSGVTLDELLAKLPVEVVVVHDGGSGSGLLRWVEPSELEDPTPYLLDGEFLLTAGLPFVGGAVDSAGDAGDAGDAAGGASAVDAYVRRLVKAGVVALGFGLEPYFSAVPDPVLAACVRHNLTLVQVPSTVPFAAIGLEFSRLLESDNAKLFRHLADTNRQLMRAVLSARPEHELLAALAQRVPVWAILIGADGRVRARAGSGVETAALQPLLGRLLGGSGPRVEMESLDRPGSRLVFGHPLRSTRDANLGALVLGTDTPLTPAQNSVVSSAVGLLELLVRQRTSGSLAPSQLATSLLLHPDSLSAGGARQLNGLRDLLAQSTSSTRSAPLRIVQGVSAGQGVSAAQGISAGQGVSAAQGSGAEQGIRSAQAAGQAAGRAADSPVRELLQWRRLFDTKLVELTDYGFAAITRLRVDDALLAEVEKLGWRLVIGDPSELTDLGSAYQRVTALRQRVQSTGKSARVGEVTWTVAGLLGQEAGTMLAARLLEPVLSQDSDRRTAHLSVLRAWLGENGNWDASAKALGLHRNSVRRQINAVAELLDTDLNQAQVRAELWIALQYVDGLPAP is encoded by the coding sequence ATGGGACGTAATGCACAACAGATGGGCCCGCCCGATGCGGCCGGCGGCACCTCTCCGGCGGCCGGTTCAGCGGGAGAACATCGGAGCGGGGTCACCCTTGATGAGCTCCTGGCGAAGCTGCCCGTCGAGGTGGTGGTGGTTCACGACGGCGGCAGCGGTTCCGGCCTGCTGCGGTGGGTTGAACCGAGTGAGCTGGAGGACCCCACGCCGTACCTGCTCGACGGCGAATTCCTTCTGACGGCAGGCTTGCCCTTCGTGGGCGGCGCAGTGGACAGCGCGGGCGACGCCGGCGACGCGGGCGACGCCGCAGGAGGAGCATCCGCGGTTGACGCCTACGTCCGGCGCCTCGTCAAGGCCGGGGTGGTGGCACTCGGCTTCGGCCTGGAGCCCTATTTCAGTGCAGTCCCGGATCCGGTGCTGGCCGCTTGCGTCCGGCACAACCTGACGCTCGTGCAGGTGCCGAGCACGGTCCCGTTTGCCGCCATCGGCCTCGAGTTCTCCCGGCTCCTCGAATCGGACAACGCGAAACTGTTCAGGCACCTCGCGGACACCAACCGGCAGCTGATGCGGGCCGTCCTGTCCGCCCGGCCGGAACACGAACTGCTCGCCGCCCTGGCCCAGCGGGTTCCGGTGTGGGCCATACTGATCGGTGCCGACGGGCGCGTGCGCGCCCGGGCGGGTTCCGGCGTCGAGACAGCGGCCCTGCAACCGCTGCTCGGCCGGCTCCTGGGCGGAAGCGGTCCCCGGGTGGAGATGGAGTCCCTGGACCGCCCGGGGTCCCGGCTCGTGTTTGGCCATCCGCTGCGCAGCACCCGCGACGCCAACCTCGGGGCGCTGGTGCTGGGCACTGACACGCCGCTGACCCCAGCGCAGAACAGCGTGGTCTCCTCCGCCGTCGGACTCCTGGAGCTCCTGGTCCGGCAACGGACCAGTGGCTCACTGGCGCCGAGCCAGCTGGCGACGTCGCTGCTGCTGCACCCGGACAGCCTGTCCGCCGGCGGAGCGCGGCAGCTCAACGGACTCCGGGATCTGCTGGCCCAGAGCACTTCGTCCACGCGTTCAGCTCCCTTGCGCATTGTGCAGGGTGTGAGCGCAGGGCAGGGTGTCAGCGCAGCGCAGGGTATCAGCGCAGGGCAGGGTGTCAGCGCAGCGCAGGGCAGCGGCGCTGAGCAAGGCATTCGGTCAGCCCAGGCCGCAGGGCAGGCTGCGGGACGCGCCGCAGACAGCCCGGTACGGGAGCTGCTGCAGTGGCGCCGCCTGTTCGACACCAAACTGGTGGAGCTCACGGACTACGGCTTCGCCGCCATCACCCGGCTTCGGGTGGACGACGCGCTGCTGGCCGAAGTCGAGAAGCTCGGGTGGCGGCTGGTCATCGGGGACCCCAGCGAGCTCACCGATCTGGGCAGCGCCTACCAGCGGGTGACGGCGCTGCGGCAGCGTGTCCAGTCCACCGGCAAGAGCGCCAGGGTGGGTGAAGTGACGTGGACGGTCGCCGGACTGCTGGGGCAGGAAGCCGGAACCATGCTGGCCGCGCGGCTGCTGGAGCCCGTGCTCAGCCAGGACAGCGACCGCCGGACCGCTCACCTGTCCGTGCTGAGGGCGTGGCTTGGCGAGAACGGGAACTGGGACGCCAGCGCCAAGGCGCTGGGCCTGCACCGGAACAGCGTCCGGCGGCAGATCAATGCGGTGGCCGAGCTGTTGGACACTGACCTGAACCAGGCGCAGGTGCGCGCTGAACTCTGGATTGCGCTGCAGTACGTGGACGGGCTGCCCGCCCCCTAG
- a CDS encoding amino acid permease has protein sequence MTVPTQAGQRPPVQAGRLGLAAQLLRRKPIGQMVQEAETGHGGTRLVRSFGVLQLTMISVGATLGTGILVILGESVPLAGPAIWISFAIAGLAALLSAVSYAEMAGLVPAAGSSYSYTYATMGEGMAWICGWCLVLEYAVSVAAVAVGAGQYVNETLAVFGQVLPNAVSQPPGDGGLVNIPAMVIVVLAMVLLVRGAKESAWINTAIVLVKVGILAFFCAVAFTAFNGGHFEPLLPMGAAGVSAAASRVFFSYIGFDAASTAGEEARNPKRDLPRAIMLSMLIVTTIYVLVAVAAIGARPWGWFDGTEAALVKILEEITGQPWVALVFAVGAVLAIASIVLTVLYGQTRILLSMSRDGLVPRVFGRVSHRTGTPVAGTLIVGTAVAFTAGLVPLGALADATSIGTLFAFALVNVAVIYLRRTRPELTRTFRVPLFPLTPILGALMCVYLMANLGAETWVTFGIWMLVGLAAYFGYGRRHSRVAALGQEEYRELSARDSSPAPIRAEQTTSHQ, from the coding sequence ATGACTGTGCCCACACAAGCAGGACAGCGGCCTCCGGTGCAGGCCGGCCGCCTGGGACTGGCAGCCCAGCTGCTCCGTCGCAAGCCGATCGGGCAGATGGTCCAGGAGGCCGAGACGGGCCATGGCGGAACCCGCCTGGTGCGCAGCTTCGGAGTCCTGCAGCTGACGATGATCAGCGTGGGAGCCACCCTCGGCACCGGCATCCTGGTGATCCTGGGCGAGTCCGTGCCGCTGGCCGGACCGGCCATCTGGATCTCCTTCGCCATCGCCGGCCTGGCCGCGCTGCTGTCCGCCGTGTCCTACGCCGAAATGGCCGGCCTGGTGCCGGCCGCGGGCTCCAGCTACTCCTACACGTACGCCACCATGGGTGAGGGTATGGCCTGGATCTGCGGCTGGTGCCTCGTGCTCGAATACGCCGTTTCCGTCGCTGCCGTGGCAGTGGGCGCCGGCCAGTACGTCAACGAGACGCTGGCAGTCTTCGGACAGGTCCTGCCCAATGCTGTCTCGCAGCCGCCGGGCGACGGCGGCCTGGTCAACATCCCGGCCATGGTGATTGTGGTGCTGGCCATGGTCCTGTTGGTGCGCGGCGCCAAGGAAAGCGCGTGGATCAACACCGCGATCGTGCTGGTCAAGGTGGGAATTCTGGCGTTCTTCTGCGCCGTGGCGTTCACCGCGTTCAACGGTGGCCACTTCGAACCGCTCCTGCCGATGGGAGCCGCCGGCGTCTCGGCCGCCGCCTCCCGGGTGTTCTTCTCCTACATCGGCTTCGATGCCGCCTCCACCGCGGGCGAGGAAGCCCGCAACCCCAAGCGCGACCTGCCCCGGGCCATCATGCTCTCCATGCTGATCGTCACCACCATCTACGTGCTGGTTGCCGTTGCCGCCATCGGCGCCCGCCCGTGGGGCTGGTTCGACGGCACTGAAGCTGCACTGGTGAAGATCCTGGAGGAAATCACCGGCCAGCCGTGGGTGGCGCTGGTGTTCGCCGTCGGAGCTGTGCTCGCCATTGCCAGCATCGTGCTGACCGTCCTCTACGGACAGACCCGCATCCTCCTTTCCATGTCCCGCGACGGACTGGTTCCCCGTGTCTTTGGGCGCGTCTCCCACCGCACCGGCACGCCCGTTGCCGGAACCCTGATCGTGGGAACCGCCGTCGCCTTCACCGCCGGGCTGGTCCCGCTCGGGGCGCTCGCGGACGCCACCAGCATCGGCACCCTGTTCGCCTTCGCCCTGGTGAACGTGGCCGTCATTTACCTTCGCCGCACCCGGCCGGAGCTCACGCGGACCTTCCGGGTTCCGCTGTTCCCGCTGACACCGATACTGGGCGCCCTGATGTGCGTCTACCTGATGGCCAACCTGGGTGCCGAAACGTGGGTGACCTTCGGGATCTGGATGCTCGTGGGGCTGGCCGCCTACTTCGGCTACGGCAGGCGGCACTCGCGGGTGGCTGCGCTGGGGCAGGAGGAATACCGTGAACTATCCGCCCGTGATTCTTCCCCGGCTCCCATACGTGCCGAACAGACAACTTCCCACCAGTAA